One window of the Leishmania panamensis strain MHOM/PA/94/PSC-1 chromosome 16 sequence genome contains the following:
- a CDS encoding hypothetical protein (TriTrypDB/GeneDB-style sysID: LpmP.16.0970~partially sequenced multicopy gene) yields MLKGCSSDGMRKLPGKHSLPTEVLFPSIPMPQARVRHGKRPTFCVLYCCVIAAALMLLCASVNYLAFSGGFAKNSRRLYATAEPTAENDVIKKLMDVAAARRLQRWTTSPPATAPRTTETETPTRTIDSTMRSTTDTPADESSSPSPTMPETVKTSGMHSPTPTYHSTDESKNSARLGLINVSEDTPLIPTITAGEQTQQPNIYKGNFLHPQHNGEYSPEEAQRLPGLQIQRRTFTPAELL; encoded by the coding sequence ATGCTTAAAGGCTGCAGTAGCGATGGGATGCGTAAGCTGCCCGGGAAGCACAGCCTCCCTACTGAAGTATTGTTTCCCTCTATCCCGATGCCTCAAGCAAGAGTGCGTCATGGCAAGCGACCCACTTTTTGCGTTCTCTACTGCTGTGTTATAGCAGCTGCCCTGATGCTTCTCTGCGCGTCTGTGAACTACTTGGCCTTCTCAGGCGGTTTTGCTAAAAACTCGCGGCGATTGTATGCCACTGCCGAACCGACTGCCGAGAACGATGTTATCAAAAAATTAATGGACGTCGCGGCGGCTCGTAGATTACAGAGATGGACGACCAGCCCACCAGCGACTGCACCAAGGACAACGGAGACAGAGACGCCGACGAGGACGATCGACTCAACGATGAGAAGCACTACTGATACCCCCGCTGATGagtcctcctctccgtcacCCACGATGCCAGAAACGGTTAAAACAAGCGGCATGCACTCACCGACGCCAACCTACCACAGTACTGACGAAAGCAAAAACTCAGCGCGGTTAGGCCTGATAAACGTGTCTGAAGACACACCGCTCATACCGACGATCACAGCAGGTGAACAGACCCAACAGCCAAACATTTACAAGGGTAATTTTCTGCATCCCCAACACAACGGCGAGTACTCGCCAGAGGAGGCGCAACGGCTGCCTGGGCTGCAGATCCAGCGGCGCACCTTCACCCCGGCGGAGCTGCTTG
- a CDS encoding hypothetical protein (TriTrypDB/GeneDB-style sysID: LpmP.16.0980~partially sequenced multicopy gene), with the protein MLLYPRSRGAHGTLESEHAKSKVSTPQHVAHVLFHKRMGARKRARTTACALVAVLFLTFLFVYRRGTGELSEGPAKRGDGINNQQHGDYTKVIHPSTISTNSSAVTIPVTPSPSPPPTETPGGTDVPVGTTGTLPTPPTPSPTTVYKNILDSQDRRTARPVPAPDDVTRQYDEGEYLPEEAQRLPGLQIQRRTFTPAELLTRFGDTDIVYSFVNGSEVNHHYRKVMSTVCSPTLRQLENETYLGDGRLPPAMQSMIVNNTPTCLPHYLKAAYDKIHSTRDLVAMAASNTRPGISDRETDELRHSLRSLEQHVRWHRGRVVVVSPGHHPTWVDGAKNFLAGLCGDARVQALRSSGTHLRVTTVHQDAVMPYGMRLTVDSHVIEQHLWRVRNMTAVHVYMNDDYFVNRDVAITDLFNEYGGTIVRTEKGILRKGVLGPQKGGTWGDGVRHTHLFNIRELDVLHEDYLPAKLERQWSAERLQRGASGVDVPVSPMALNEIIDTAYAHAPAPLPATLLPRRH; encoded by the coding sequence ATGCTCCTGTATCCACGCTCTCGGGGGGCCCACGGTACGTTAGAGAGTGAGCACGCGAAATCGAAAGTCAGTACGCCTCAGCATGTAGCTCATGTGCTGTTTCACAAGCGCATGGGCGCAAggaagcgcgcgcgcaccaccgcctgcgcCCTTGTAGCGGTCCTTTTTTTAACGTTCCTCTTCGTCTATCGGAGGGGGACTGGCGAACTTTCGGAGGGCCCGGCAAAGCGTGGCGATGGGATCAACAACCAACAACATGGCGACTATACGAAGGTGATTCACCCGTCTACCATATCAACGAATAGCTCTGCTGTCACCATCCCTGTGACGCCgtccccttctccacctcccaccGAGACACCTGGTGGCACTGATGTGCCGGTAGGGACCACGGGGACTCTACCTACTCCGCCCACTCCATCTCCCACGACAGTCTACAAGAACATTCTGGACTCACAGGATCGACGAACAGCGCGGCCAGTGCCCGCTCCCGATGACGTCACGAGGCAGTACGACGAAGGCGAGTACTTGCCAGAGGAGGCGCAACGGCTGCCTGGGCTGCAGATCCAGCGGCGCACCTTCACCCCGGCGGAGCTGCTTACACGCTTCGGCGACACGGACATCGTGTACAGCTTCGTTAACGGCAGCGAGGTCAACCACCACTACCGAAAAGTCATGTCGACGGTGTGCTCGCCAacactgcggcagctggaAAACGAGACCTACTTGGGCGACGGTCGCCTTCCTCCTGCAATGCAGAGCATGATTGTGAACAACACTCCGACGTGCCTGCCGCACTACCTAAAGGCGGCGTACGATAAGATTCACTCGACACGCGACCTGGTCGCTATGGCGGCGAGTAACACACGGCCGGGCATTAGCGACCGCGAGACGGACGAGCTGCGGCACAGCCTGCGCAGCCTGGAGCAGCACGTGCGGTGGCACCGCGgccgcgtggtggtggtgtcgccCGGGCACCACCCGACGTGGGTGGACGGCGCGAAGAACTTCCTTGCCGGACTGTGCGgcgacgcgcgcgtgcaggcgctgcggtcgAGCGGGACGCACCTGCGCGTGACGACGGTGCACCAGGACGCTGTGATGCCGTACGGGATGCGGCTGACGGTGGACTCGCACGTGATCGAGCAGCACctgtggcgcgtgcgcaaCATGACGGCCGTGCACGTGTACATGAACGACGACTACTTTGTGAACCGCGACGTCGCGATCACGGACCTCTTCAACGAGTACGGCGGCACGATCGTGCGGACGGAGAAAGGCATCCTACGGAAGGGAGTTCTGGGTCCGCAGAAAGGTGGCACCTGGGGAGACGGAGTGCGCCACACTCACTTGTTTAACATACGCGAGCTGGACGTTCTGCACGAGGACTACCTGCCGGCGAAGCTTGAGCGGCAGTGGTCTGCTGAACGACTGCAGCGCGGAGCTTCTGGCGTTGATGTCCCGGTGTCACCAATGGCTCTGAACGAAATCATCGATACTGCCTATGCGCATgctcctgcgcctctgccgGCAACTCTactgccgcgccgccat